The Setaria viridis chromosome 2, Setaria_viridis_v4.0, whole genome shotgun sequence DNA window caGGGGGTGCGCACCGACTGGGTCATGCACGAGTACAGGCTCGACGACAAGGACGCCGAGGACACGCTGCCCATCCAGGTTTCGTTTTGCCTTGCTATCTTATGCTTATATTAGCTTATTAGCTTTGTGATGTATGTATCATCAGCTGCTGCCTACTGAATATCTGAATATAGAAGCTGCACATGATCATGATCATGTGCTATATGTGCTAGGGCTTTGAGAACTCGGCCCCTTTATATCTTTCCTTTTGCCCTTATGACCTAGTGACTTGAACAAAGAAAATTTCTGCGAGGGGTTAAAACTCCTTTGTTGCATCTGTACTGTTACCTAGCTAGGTGGTAGTACGTAGTAGCAGTGTGCAGTAGATGTTCTTTGTTACAGCTTTGCCTTCTCCACTCCGATCCGATGAGACAAATCTGTAGCCTTGCTGATCACCAAGAACAATAAATTAGGGGCAAAGGCCGTAGTATTAGTAGTCGTACGTTCTTTGGTGGACAGTACGTTACACATATGTATCCCTATAGACCTCTAATCTTCTCTTTATCCTAAGATCAGCAGACAATGATCTGCGTTGGGGTGTGCATTGATCATGTCCATGAGGTATTAAAGGGCAAAGCAAACCATGTCGTCGCTCGCCCTCTTCCTGCTCTCATGGCCAAGCAAGTCGGTGTCGCGCGCTTTCCGCTTTATTCCATGCTGAATCCATCATCAGCCTCAcaccccttccccttccctcgCCGTCTTCTTTCTCTCGCAAATCAAGTCCTCTCTTTTCTGATATCAAGAGTAGAATAGAACGCTACATAATCTACATTAGTAAAGGACAGTGTTGGTTGATTTGCTCACAAACATTATTTAGCAAATGTAGCATGTGGTACAAACATAATCATGCATCAGTGTAGCACATAAGTTATTAGCTTGCCAAAAAAAGACAAATGAATATTAAGTGTTAATGAAAATTTCTTTcgttttgcttttctttgtgCTCGCATTCTCATGATCAGGACACCTATGCATTATGCCGGGTCTTCAAGAAGAACGCCATCTGCACCGAGGTGGACGACCTGCAAGCGCAGTGCAGCATGGCGCTGCTGGAGGGCGCCTGCCAGCAGCTGCTCACCGCCGGCAGCCAGGAGTACCAGACCCCGTCGCCAGACGTGCCCGTCGGTTCCACGTCCGGTGGCGCCGACGATGACGCGGACAAGGACGAATCCTGGATGCAGTTCATCTCCGACGACGCCTGGTGCTCCAGCACGGCCGACGGCGCCGAGGAGAGCACCTCCTGTGTGGCCCTGGCCACCTGAGAACGAAGATGCTGCAGCTGAGAAAATTCTTCTAATGACTAtatatttttctctttctttttctccgaTCGAGATGCTACTGCTGGCTAGCTATTAATAACCACCACGATCGAGTCTACAAGGTGTAAGATCATAGCAATAAGCAGGCATCCTTTGGGTTTTCAGCTTCCCATCCTATTGCTGGGAGTTGAAGGATCGTCGCCGCCTCAAGGTTGTTGTTGGAGTCCTTCCTTGAGTTGAGTTCATAAGGAGGGTTATATTTACTATACTATATAGTATATAGGAACAGTCTGctccttgaatttttttttccttttcttctttttgggtTCATCGAATGTATTGTACTTGTTgagtgatttcttttttttttctcttttctgtgAAGCCGAGTGGATATAGCTATGCCATTGCATAGTTTTTGTCTTGTGCCTATATGTCAAGTGAAATATACTGCGCAGTATGAATGGAAATTGAAGACAATTATTATGACTACTATACCTGTCCTCCCAAGTTGTGTCAAGCTCCAAATCTGGCACCCACTTCTGATCATCGTGTAATTGCATCTGCAATCTGCCAATAAAAAGCACtggaaaatgaaaacaaaatgtAAACTCAAAGCATTCGTCATGTTCATGTGTTACCATAAGATGAGGATATTCCCGTACATATATTACATTACTGATGATATTTGTCAAAAACATTGGCTCATATTCCATAGCGCATCAAATATCTCAGTGATAAGAAACCAGCTTTCCCTTTAAGCACATATAACCACAAAGGATATATGGCTTCTTTAAACAACACTATTGTTCTTCTAATTATATCATGTTGCATATAAAGGTCTCTATCAATCCAGTATTACGGAAAAGCCTAATAGCTGGCGTTCGATCGCATGCTTTCAGTTGTGACGCTTTGCTAAGCTGAAACACTTGGGTTCAGAAAGGGTTGAAGGAGTACTATATCCATAAGCAAGATCAGAGGTTAGGTTACCACATGCATGCTGGCAGTAGCCTTGCAGCAATGTCAATCAGAATCCCTTCCAGGTCATGTGCAGAGATGCTTTAAACCCTCCTTCCTTGAAAATCTTGGACTACATTGTGCAGCACGTCACAGCAAATTACTCTATGAGAAGTGCTGCAGCTACAGATTTACAGTAACCGCATCTGAAGAATACTTTTCTGTGGGTTTTGGCAAAACAATAGCATTGTGTTGTATCATCTATACAAGCATCAAGCAAAACTAAAGTTCAGCAGTCTACCTTACACGTATCTTCGTCGTGAAACTTTGTTGCAAGCGTGTTGCCTCTGcgtgttcagacttcagagtgccCCCTTAATGTCAACACAGTACCCTGGCACCACCTTTGAATCCTTCCACCATTTCGGCAGGCATATCAACTGTGAAAGCAATTTGCAAATCTACATTTAGCAGCAAAATTTGCTTTAGACCACATGCAGGTGAAAGTGATGCATATCTTTTCTGTAGAATTGGGTAAGACTACTTGCTGACCTCTTTACATCATGCATGTTGTCATTGTAGTGTTGGCGAAGTTAGAAGAAAAGGGCAGTGAGCCATGAAAAGATGAACAGAACAATTTCTTCCCCAACCTTGGTTGCAATTCAAATAAAATATCTGTTATATTGATTGAGATTGTGGTCGTCGTACCTAAATCTTTCATTTAAGAAAGAAATGATCTAGATCATATCTATTATTAAACTTGAGCCTATATATGGAAGGCAATCAAGTTTATGCATTCAGAGACATATATGCTAGACTAAAAAAGTGAATGATGATCCatagtactcgagtactgctTTATCAAATCCAAAGCTAAAAGTTTTGTCTGATCTAGATGGGTAAATAGATAGCAATGCAAGCTCATTGACACTGGAAGGCCTCATGGCTACACAgacctttccttttctttttaccttCCCTAAACTTTCTGTTTTGCAGTGCTGATCCCGATACATAGGGACATGTTACTATAGATCACCCTTGCCTTTAGTCCTCTTCTTCTCTCTGACACTTCAGAGACCAAGCTTCTGAGACACAAAAACAAATTCAGTGAACAAAAGAACAAACCCCCACGGCGCAAGCGGGCACTGCCGTGACGGATTTCGCATCCCAATACAACCCTACACTATCTACTAGCATGAATATCACAAAAGTGTGTTATCCagaaaaacaaaatataaaGTCGGTTCGTTAAAAGATAAGAAAAGAA harbors:
- the LOC117845152 gene encoding NAC domain-containing protein 54; this encodes MAPVGLPPGFRFHPTDEELVNYYLKRKIHGLKIELDIIPEVDLYKCEPWELADKSFLPSRDPEWYFFGPRDRKYPNGFRTNRATRAGYWKSTGKDRRVLHHGGRPIGMKKTLVYYRGRAPQGVRTDWVMHEYRLDDKDAEDTLPIQDTYALCRVFKKNAICTEVDDLQAQCSMALLEGACQQLLTAGSQEYQTPSPDVPVGSTSGGADDDADKDESWMQFISDDAWCSSTADGAEESTSCVALAT